Proteins from a single region of Allofrancisella inopinata:
- the der gene encoding ribosome biogenesis GTPase Der — MSFLTAIVGRANVGKSTLFNVLTNSRDALVFDFEGVTRDRQYGQSKYDDLDYLVVDTGGISDKDIGFDEFMAKQAEMAIDEANLVFFVVDGRSGLTSGDEYVANLLRQKDKKVVVVVNKVDGVEENSAMAEFYELGFEKVFAISAAHRRNIQKLLDKYLKKPLLEYYQDHTQTDEHKEKSRHGVHFSLIGRPNVGKSTLTNRMLGEERVVVFDMPGTTIDSVSIPFERHGKKYTIIDTAGVRRRGKIKQTLEKFSVVKTLQSIQDSNVVVAVVDAREGISDQDLSLIHFAIKNGRALVIAVNKWDGMTDEAKENVKKELKRRLFFLQDYIDIHFISALHGTNVGHVFESIDTAYQCANKKITTAEATKLLQLAIEAHSPPMVGKFRIKLKYAHVGGHNPPIIVIHGNQLSKLPQSYKKYLENFFREALDFRGTPVIFEFKQSDNPFANRKNKRINDESTKSKKAK, encoded by the coding sequence ATGTCTTTTCTAACAGCTATAGTGGGTAGAGCAAATGTTGGTAAATCTACTTTATTTAATGTATTAACTAATTCCCGAGATGCTTTGGTTTTCGATTTTGAGGGTGTTACTCGTGACCGCCAGTATGGACAATCAAAATACGATGACCTTGATTATCTGGTAGTAGATACTGGAGGAATTTCTGATAAAGATATTGGCTTTGATGAATTTATGGCAAAGCAAGCAGAGATGGCTATAGACGAAGCAAATTTAGTTTTTTTTGTTGTTGATGGCAGGTCAGGGTTAACAAGTGGTGATGAATATGTTGCTAATTTACTTCGTCAGAAAGATAAAAAAGTCGTAGTAGTTGTAAATAAAGTAGACGGCGTTGAAGAAAACTCAGCAATGGCAGAGTTTTATGAATTAGGTTTTGAAAAAGTATTTGCTATATCTGCAGCACATCGTCGTAATATTCAAAAGCTTTTAGATAAGTATTTAAAAAAACCGTTGCTAGAGTATTACCAAGATCATACACAAACAGATGAGCATAAAGAAAAATCTCGCCATGGTGTACATTTTTCATTAATTGGTAGACCAAATGTTGGTAAATCAACTTTGACTAATAGAATGCTTGGAGAGGAAAGAGTAGTTGTATTTGATATGCCTGGTACAACTATTGATAGTGTAAGTATTCCCTTTGAACGTCATGGTAAAAAATATACTATTATCGATACTGCTGGAGTACGTAGACGAGGTAAGATAAAGCAAACTTTAGAAAAATTTTCAGTAGTAAAAACATTACAATCTATACAAGATTCTAACGTTGTAGTCGCTGTTGTTGATGCCAGAGAAGGCATTTCAGATCAAGATTTAAGTCTAATCCATTTTGCTATAAAAAATGGCAGAGCATTAGTTATCGCTGTTAACAAGTGGGATGGTATGACAGATGAAGCTAAAGAAAACGTTAAAAAAGAACTTAAAAGACGTCTATTTTTCTTACAAGATTATATAGATATCCATTTTATTTCAGCATTACATGGTACAAATGTTGGTCATGTATTTGAATCTATAGATACAGCTTACCAGTGCGCTAATAAGAAAATAACTACAGCTGAGGCTACTAAATTGTTACAATTAGCTATAGAAGCACATTCACCACCAATGGTTGGTAAGTTTAGAATAAAACTTAAATACGCTCACGTTGGAGGACATAATCCTCCAATTATAGTTATTCATGGAAACCAACTTAGTAAATTACCACAGTCTTATAAGAAATATTTAGAAAATTTCTTTAGAGAAGCTTTAGATTTTCGTGGCACCCCTGTAATATTTGAGTTTAAACAGTCAGATAATCCTTTTGCAAATAGAAAAAATAAGAGAATAAATGATGAAAGTACTAAGAGTAAGAAAGCTAAATAA
- a CDS encoding UDP-N-acetylglucosamine 1-carboxyvinyltransferase, which translates to MKVLRVRKLNNIASDVTINISGAKNALLHLVFASLIPDTKTKFTNVPTTLLDYKGAKEILENVGAKVIEKGEEVSIDTKGVTIEPLELCGEMTSKTRCSLMLLGSMLKKKGKVKIGFPGGCSFSEKRPFDIHLSGLEALGAEVKLTDEHIEVIYKEEKNAEFKMPFPSVGATMNLVMYAVIGSSEVVLENVALEPEVVTLIEYLNRCGARIDFDIGSRKIKIYGVTRLLGCEFEIIFDRIQAMTYAAMAYLYKTDVTITNINTQDIYNIEKPLEKLTNAGANWEYNQENKTIKFFGKDSSLNGVDIIAAPFPHFPTDLQPIYAVMLLIANSPSTIQDTVYPERINYVYQIRKMGFDLSIDNNLIKINPIKDYENLRAAVMSVKDLRAGMACLMAGSLLDEFSTINNAHQIFRGYDNLVDNMAHFMQIELLEQDI; encoded by the coding sequence ATGAAAGTACTAAGAGTAAGAAAGCTAAATAATATTGCTTCTGACGTGACTATAAATATTAGTGGGGCGAAAAATGCCCTTTTACACCTTGTTTTTGCTAGTTTAATTCCAGATACAAAAACAAAATTTACTAATGTTCCTACTACTCTTTTAGACTATAAAGGCGCAAAAGAAATTCTAGAAAATGTTGGTGCAAAAGTTATCGAAAAAGGTGAAGAGGTAAGTATTGATACTAAAGGTGTTACTATAGAACCACTTGAGCTTTGTGGTGAAATGACCTCAAAGACGCGCTGTTCTTTGATGCTTTTAGGTTCAATGCTAAAGAAAAAAGGTAAAGTTAAGATTGGCTTTCCAGGTGGATGTAGTTTTAGTGAAAAAAGGCCTTTTGATATTCATTTAAGTGGCTTAGAAGCTTTAGGAGCAGAAGTTAAATTAACTGATGAGCATATTGAAGTCATATATAAAGAAGAAAAAAATGCAGAGTTTAAGATGCCTTTTCCGTCTGTTGGTGCCACGATGAACTTAGTAATGTATGCTGTGATAGGTAGTTCAGAGGTGGTTTTAGAAAATGTTGCATTAGAACCAGAAGTGGTTACCTTAATAGAATACCTAAATAGGTGTGGAGCAAGGATTGATTTTGATATTGGAAGTAGAAAAATAAAAATATATGGGGTGACTAGACTTTTAGGGTGTGAGTTTGAGATTATATTTGATCGTATCCAAGCTATGACATACGCAGCTATGGCATACTTATATAAAACGGACGTTACAATCACAAATATTAATACTCAAGATATCTACAATATTGAAAAACCTTTAGAAAAGCTTACTAATGCTGGAGCAAATTGGGAATATAACCAAGAAAATAAAACTATAAAATTTTTTGGTAAGGATAGTAGTTTAAACGGGGTGGACATAATCGCAGCGCCGTTTCCGCATTTCCCTACAGATTTGCAACCGATCTATGCTGTTATGCTGCTTATAGCAAACAGCCCTAGCACTATACAAGATACAGTATATCCAGAGCGTATTAATTACGTTTATCAGATTCGTAAAATGGGTTTTGATTTATCTATTGATAATAACCTCATAAAAATAAATCCAATAAAAGACTACGAAAACCTTAGAGCAGCTGTTATGAGTGTGAAGGATTTACGTGCTGGTATGGCGTGTTTGATGGCAGGTTCTTTACTGGATGAATTTTCTACTATTAATAATGCACATCAAATATTTAGAGGCTATGATAATCTTGTAGATAATATGGCGCATTTTATGCAGATAGAGCTTCTAGAGCAAGACATTTAG
- the murB gene encoding UDP-N-acetylmuramate dehydrogenase yields MPENYLSLEKYNTYRIKSFARNVYFPSCEDEVLAIANKHEKIFFLGNGSNIIFSKKYYDDEVAFVILCKNFNSFTIQESTVNVQSGVLLQDLAIATYEAGLSGIETFYDVPASIGGALIMNAGAYGDEIYTCVKSVRVLDLLTQEVINYAKKDIEYGYRYSMFKDKSNLCILSAEFEFEKKPKQEIKNKLNDIYSRRLANLPQKPTAGSVFKRPQANVPVGVMVQELGLKGKSIGDAQISPKHGGIIVNKGEATGQEILALINFIKDQIFKHYNIELHEEQIVI; encoded by the coding sequence ATGCCAGAAAATTACTTATCTCTAGAGAAATATAATACTTATAGAATTAAATCTTTTGCTAGAAACGTTTATTTTCCAAGTTGTGAAGATGAGGTTTTAGCTATAGCCAATAAGCATGAGAAAATATTTTTTTTGGGTAATGGTAGTAATATTATCTTTTCTAAAAAATATTATGATGATGAGGTTGCTTTTGTAATTCTTTGTAAGAATTTTAATTCGTTTACAATTCAAGAAAGCACAGTCAATGTGCAGTCAGGAGTGTTATTACAAGACCTTGCTATAGCCACATATGAAGCTGGTTTAAGTGGAATTGAGACATTTTATGATGTTCCAGCTAGTATTGGTGGGGCACTTATTATGAATGCTGGTGCTTATGGTGATGAGATTTATACTTGTGTCAAAAGTGTAAGAGTTTTGGATCTTCTTACACAAGAGGTTATAAACTATGCAAAAAAAGATATAGAATATGGATATAGGTACTCAATGTTTAAAGATAAGAGTAACCTATGCATTTTGTCAGCAGAATTTGAGTTTGAAAAAAAACCTAAGCAAGAGATTAAAAATAAGCTAAATGACATTTATTCTCGGCGTCTGGCTAACTTACCTCAAAAACCTACAGCAGGAAGTGTTTTTAAAAGGCCTCAGGCTAATGTTCCAGTGGGTGTAATGGTACAGGAGCTTGGTTTAAAGGGAAAATCTATAGGAGATGCGCAAATTTCCCCGAAACATGGAGGAATTATTGTTAATAAAGGTGAAGCTACTGGTCAGGAAATTTTAGCTTTAATTAACTTTATTAAAGATCAAATATTTAAGCACTATAATATCGAGTTACATGAAGAACAGATTGTAATTTGA
- a CDS encoding biotin synthase, which yields MFNYNLFLKLQSSKPATKVHQESFIKNEIAQRLLSRLEFIKLKPNDILVDGYSDEQYQNVLSLRFPTSKIHKQPGHHIRFDLIVSNSTIHLTDNIANKLEYYYKLLNDNGILLFSTFGDKTFSSFNKTFAEIDDLKHTNTMIDVLTWGNTLQASKYKTPAIESDLITFTYKSIEVLFNDIRSLNEPLSDTKMRTTFTGKKRWQKFINKLSKNLQLEIEALYGYAVRKANDNNVTPRPTSNRISLDDLKKQIIEFKNTTSNT from the coding sequence ATGTTTAATTATAACCTTTTTCTAAAGTTACAATCTAGTAAACCTGCTACTAAGGTTCACCAAGAGTCTTTTATAAAAAATGAAATTGCTCAAAGGTTATTAAGCAGACTTGAGTTCATAAAATTAAAACCTAACGATATTTTAGTCGACGGTTACAGCGATGAACAATATCAAAACGTTTTAAGCTTACGATTTCCTACAAGCAAAATACACAAACAACCAGGCCACCATATTAGATTTGACCTTATTGTCTCAAACTCGACAATTCACTTAACAGATAACATAGCTAATAAACTAGAGTATTATTATAAATTGTTAAATGATAATGGCATACTACTATTTTCAACTTTTGGCGATAAAACTTTTAGTAGTTTTAACAAAACTTTTGCTGAGATAGATGATCTAAAACATACCAATACAATGATAGACGTATTAACGTGGGGAAATACCCTACAAGCTAGCAAATATAAAACACCTGCTATAGAATCTGATCTTATAACTTTTACATATAAGTCTATAGAAGTTCTGTTTAATGATATACGTTCTCTAAACGAACCTCTTTCTGATACTAAGATGCGAACAACTTTTACTGGTAAAAAACGCTGGCAAAAATTTATAAATAAACTTAGTAAAAATTTACAATTAGAAATAGAAGCCTTATATGGCTATGCTGTACGTAAAGCTAATGATAATAACGTTACTCCTCGCCCAACTTCAAACAGAATAAGCTTAGATGATTTAAAAAAACAAATTATTGAATTTAAAAATACTACTAGCAATACATAA
- a CDS encoding ComF family protein: MVIIPKIIKILLKQSCLLCRQSSDDIICEYCSSDLIGHLNFKKETIELDCHEYDYYFLLNYSVEIKYLLKKLKFHKDLLVEPIFDKLISIWWQNSINKELGDIDTIAAVPIHRFRYLYRGFNQAELLANKLSQYTNVPTTFTNYKRVKYTKPQSKSSKQKRIDQIKGVFKLNKPIQAKHLVVFDDVLTTGSTLKEFVQTIKEGSKIDKISIITLVRAG, encoded by the coding sequence ATGGTGATTATACCAAAAATAATAAAAATACTCCTTAAACAAAGTTGCTTACTATGTAGACAAAGCTCAGATGATATTATTTGTGAATATTGTTCAAGTGATTTAATTGGTCATTTAAACTTTAAAAAAGAAACCATAGAACTTGATTGCCATGAATATGATTATTATTTTTTACTTAACTATTCTGTAGAAATTAAGTATTTACTTAAGAAACTAAAATTCCATAAGGATTTACTAGTAGAGCCAATATTTGATAAATTAATATCTATATGGTGGCAAAACTCTATTAATAAAGAATTAGGTGATATCGATACTATAGCTGCAGTACCGATCCATAGATTTAGGTATTTATACCGTGGTTTTAACCAAGCAGAGCTTCTAGCTAATAAACTCTCACAATATACTAATGTCCCAACAACTTTCACAAATTATAAAAGAGTTAAGTATACAAAACCTCAATCAAAATCTTCTAAGCAAAAACGTATAGACCAGATAAAAGGAGTCTTTAAGTTAAATAAGCCAATACAAGCAAAACACCTAGTAGTTTTTGATGATGTATTAACAACAGGGTCAACTTTAAAAGAATTTGTTCAAACTATTAAAGAGGGAAGTAAGATCGATAAGATATCTATAATCACCTTAGTAAGGGCAGGGTAG
- a CDS encoding histidine triad nucleotide-binding protein, translating to MSDCIFCKIITGEIPCNKVYEDDSFLAFHDINPAADIHVLVIPKKHIASLNDLSTQDQELMGEFMLIIPKIAKDLGLKGFKTVINTGKEGGQMVFHFHAHILGGKIHMRLPE from the coding sequence ATGTCTGACTGTATCTTCTGTAAAATTATCACTGGCGAAATTCCATGCAACAAAGTTTATGAAGATGATAGTTTTTTAGCTTTTCATGATATCAATCCTGCTGCAGATATCCATGTACTAGTCATACCTAAAAAGCATATAGCAAGCTTAAATGACTTATCTACGCAAGATCAAGAGCTTATGGGTGAATTTATGTTAATCATCCCAAAAATCGCTAAAGATTTAGGGCTAAAAGGGTTTAAAACTGTTATAAACACAGGTAAAGAAGGCGGTCAAATGGTATTTCATTTTCATGCTCATATACTAGGTGGTAAAATACATATGAGACTGCCTGAGTAA
- the ubiB gene encoding ubiquinone biosynthesis regulatory protein kinase UbiB, producing the protein MIKKFFRLIYIFYIVNKYCLFNEPVRATNLKSLRAILFLNPFYYSRRIRKLDHGIRIREALEKLGPIFIKFGQALSIRADLLPPEVIKEVAKLQDDVPPFDSKLAMQQIEKASKQTIKDIFSEFNESPLASASVAQVHSATLHSGEEVVVKVLRPNIEKILKLDTSLMLFFAKGLRLLKEIRRFKPVEIVSEINQSFFDELDLVREAANASQLRRNFENSPIHYVPKIYWEYTSSTVMVMEKVSGVSVSDIETLDSLGVDRRLLAKRGVEIFYSQVFDDCFFHADMHPGNMFIDVTNPADPKYISIDFGIVGTLNREDQRYLAGNFLAFFKRDYRKVAELHIESGWVPANTRVDVLESAIRTVCEPIFERPMKEISLGYTLMQLFNVARRFEMNIQPQLTLLQKTLFHVEGLGQKLCPELNIWETSRPILEKWMKEQMGLRGFYHRSIENMPRVSDKLPELPRIVFDILQQTQANLKKEKDVSYIKIPQKKPKKWPLALGLGLTGLGMWYSLYADPTPLVKLQEFIETHHNGFIATGVVFLIYYIFKKEK; encoded by the coding sequence ATGATTAAAAAATTTTTCAGACTTATTTATATTTTTTATATCGTCAATAAATACTGCTTATTTAATGAACCAGTACGAGCTACAAATCTAAAATCTTTAAGGGCTATACTTTTTCTAAACCCTTTCTACTATTCAAGGAGAATTAGAAAGTTAGACCATGGTATACGCATACGTGAAGCTTTAGAAAAACTAGGACCTATATTTATTAAATTTGGACAAGCTTTATCTATTAGAGCAGACTTATTACCTCCAGAAGTAATAAAAGAAGTGGCAAAGCTACAAGATGATGTACCTCCCTTTGACAGTAAACTTGCAATGCAACAAATTGAAAAAGCATCTAAACAAACTATTAAAGACATATTTAGTGAGTTTAACGAATCTCCATTAGCTTCTGCATCTGTAGCGCAAGTACATAGTGCCACTCTTCATAGTGGTGAAGAAGTTGTAGTTAAAGTTCTGCGTCCAAACATTGAGAAAATCCTTAAACTTGATACTTCTTTGATGCTATTTTTCGCTAAAGGGCTTCGACTATTAAAAGAAATAAGAAGGTTTAAACCTGTTGAAATTGTTAGTGAAATTAATCAAAGTTTTTTTGACGAGCTAGACCTAGTAAGAGAAGCTGCAAATGCTTCTCAATTACGTAGAAATTTTGAAAATAGTCCTATACATTACGTTCCTAAAATTTACTGGGAATATACTAGTTCCACTGTAATGGTGATGGAAAAAGTCAGCGGTGTTAGCGTTTCAGACATAGAGACTTTAGACTCCCTAGGAGTTGATCGACGTTTACTAGCAAAAAGAGGTGTAGAAATTTTCTATTCTCAAGTTTTTGATGACTGTTTTTTTCATGCTGATATGCATCCAGGAAATATGTTCATAGATGTAACAAACCCAGCAGATCCTAAATACATATCTATAGATTTTGGTATTGTGGGCACTCTAAATAGAGAGGATCAACGCTATTTAGCTGGAAATTTCTTAGCTTTCTTTAAGCGTGATTATAGAAAAGTTGCTGAGCTGCATATAGAATCTGGTTGGGTACCAGCTAATACGCGTGTTGATGTACTAGAATCAGCAATCCGTACAGTTTGTGAACCTATATTTGAAAGACCTATGAAAGAAATTTCTCTTGGTTATACTTTAATGCAACTATTCAACGTTGCAAGAAGATTTGAGATGAATATCCAACCTCAACTAACTTTGCTACAAAAAACTTTATTCCATGTTGAAGGCTTAGGACAAAAACTCTGTCCTGAATTAAACATTTGGGAAACTTCTCGCCCTATTTTAGAAAAATGGATGAAAGAACAGATGGGACTTAGAGGCTTTTATCATCGTTCTATAGAAAATATGCCTAGAGTTAGTGACAAGCTGCCTGAATTACCACGTATAGTTTTTGATATCTTGCAGCAAACTCAAGCTAACCTAAAAAAAGAAAAAGATGTATCTTATATAAAAATTCCACAAAAAAAACCTAAAAAATGGCCTTTAGCTTTAGGGCTTGGATTGACAGGCTTAGGTATGTGGTATAGTTTATATGCTGACCCCACACCTTTAGTAAAACTACAAGAATTTATAGAAACCCATCATAATGGATTTATTGCTACAGGAGTAGTTTTTTTAATTTACTATATTTTTAAGAAGGAGAAATAA
- a CDS encoding ubiquinone biosynthesis accessory factor UbiJ encodes MIQTVNKALNLITKLDPQASHLLLPLENKSLTIHFSDIDYTIAINVKNQSLYATNSSFENVLSGKLAYIIELVFNKNLQELLIAEKLDYKGSLKALNEFNHFFNALDIDIVYKISQITSPSFANLVAKPFNKAKEYLQTSHKETIIDIKDYLTEEKQLLISQNEINIFYREIQELKQSVDRIDLKLKLLQGLYND; translated from the coding sequence ATGATACAAACTGTTAATAAAGCTTTAAACTTAATAACAAAACTTGACCCCCAAGCTAGCCACTTACTATTGCCTTTAGAGAATAAATCTCTGACTATACACTTTAGTGATATAGACTACACAATTGCTATAAATGTAAAAAACCAAAGTTTATACGCTACAAACTCTAGTTTTGAGAATGTTTTAAGTGGTAAATTAGCTTATATTATAGAGTTAGTTTTTAATAAAAACCTACAAGAACTTTTAATAGCTGAAAAACTAGATTACAAAGGCAGCTTAAAAGCACTCAACGAATTTAATCATTTTTTTAATGCCCTTGATATCGATATAGTCTACAAAATTTCGCAAATTACAAGCCCAAGCTTTGCTAACCTAGTTGCAAAACCATTTAACAAAGCTAAAGAGTATTTACAAACATCTCACAAAGAAACTATCATTGATATAAAAGATTACTTAACTGAAGAAAAACAGTTATTAATTTCACAAAATGAAATAAATATCTTCTATCGTGAGATTCAAGAGTTAAAGCAATCTGTTGATAGGATAGATTTGAAACTAAAGCTACTACAAGGTTTGTATAATGATTAA
- the ubiE gene encoding bifunctional demethylmenaquinone methyltransferase/2-methoxy-6-polyprenyl-1,4-benzoquinol methylase UbiE, translating to MSKENKTTDFGFTEVPWEEKQKKVAGVFHSVAAKYDLMNDLMSFGIHRLWKKQTISKASIRKGDRVLDLAGGTGDLAYKFCQLVGSQGKVVLSDINSSMLEVGKEKLTNKGCVGNIEYVQANAECLPFPDNFFDCITISFGLRNVTDKDKALASMCRVLKPGGRLLVLEFSKPIIPMLAKIYDEYSFKALPFLGKIITQDADSYKYLAESIRKHPDQETLKQMMLTAGFDKVEYQNMSGGIVALHTGHKY from the coding sequence ATGTCTAAAGAAAATAAAACTACTGATTTTGGTTTCACAGAAGTACCATGGGAAGAAAAACAAAAAAAAGTTGCTGGAGTTTTTCACTCAGTCGCAGCTAAATACGACCTAATGAATGATTTGATGTCCTTTGGGATCCATCGGTTATGGAAAAAACAAACGATTTCAAAAGCTAGTATTCGTAAAGGAGATAGAGTTCTAGATTTAGCAGGTGGTACAGGAGATTTAGCTTATAAGTTTTGTCAGCTAGTAGGTTCTCAAGGCAAAGTTGTTCTTAGCGACATAAACTCTTCTATGTTAGAAGTTGGTAAAGAAAAACTGACTAATAAAGGATGCGTTGGAAATATTGAATATGTACAAGCAAATGCTGAATGCTTACCATTTCCAGATAACTTTTTTGATTGCATAACTATATCTTTTGGTTTAAGGAACGTTACAGACAAAGATAAGGCTTTAGCTTCTATGTGTAGAGTTTTAAAGCCAGGTGGTAGATTACTAGTTTTAGAGTTCTCTAAACCTATAATACCTATGCTTGCTAAAATTTATGATGAATACTCTTTTAAAGCATTACCTTTTTTAGGAAAAATCATTACACAAGATGCTGATAGCTATAAATATCTAGCAGAATCAATACGCAAGCATCCTGACCAAGAAACTTTAAAACAAATGATGTTAACTGCTGGCTTTGATAAGGTTGAATATCAAAATATGTCAGGTGGCATAGTCGCTTTACACACTGGGCATAAATACTAA